One segment of Geomonas ferrireducens DNA contains the following:
- a CDS encoding pyridoxamine 5'-phosphate oxidase family protein, translating to MTRNEILMFLNSNPIFHMATVDGDIPHVRGMLLYRADENGIVFNTGKIKDLYRQLNKNPRVELCFSNGIFENLIQVRIAGTVEALEDLDLKKEIVAKREFLRPWVEKVGYEQLAVYVLKKGNATVWTMSTNTEPKEYIQL from the coding sequence ATGACTAGAAATGAAATACTGATGTTTCTGAACTCGAATCCTATTTTCCACATGGCCACCGTCGACGGCGACATTCCGCATGTAAGGGGGATGCTGCTCTACCGGGCCGATGAAAACGGCATCGTTTTTAATACCGGCAAGATCAAGGATCTTTACCGTCAGTTGAACAAGAACCCGAGGGTCGAGCTCTGTTTCAGCAACGGCATATTTGAGAACCTGATCCAGGTGAGGATCGCAGGGACCGTAGAAGCGCTCGAGGACCTGGATCTCAAGAAAGAAATCGTGGCTAAGCGGGAGTTCCTGAGGCCGTGGGTGGAAAAAGTGGGTTACGAACAGTTGGCCGTGTACGTCTTGAAAAAAGGGAACGCCACCGTATGGACCATGTCGACCAACACCGAACCCAAGGAGTACATCCAGCTCTAA
- a CDS encoding fibronectin type III domain-containing protein yields the protein MQIPTAYRRMNAVALINELGSVAAAMESNAAFKNGIPQGVPSAAELLTTRERLKYTHEGALTHDSNKIQERKSAEAEAVKKLDSVAAYYNLAAVSDPGVVQYTGFTPNAPRKGDPILLMPQGVAIYQGPVSGSAAITVNPLPGVILWELKVGEGDLSVESNWRPHVFNAGETMVVHGLTVDREHGFRVRGHNRSGAGPWSPPVTFFPK from the coding sequence ATGCAAATACCAACTGCGTACCGGAGGATGAACGCCGTCGCTCTGATTAATGAGCTAGGTTCGGTAGCTGCTGCGATGGAAAGTAACGCCGCTTTCAAAAACGGAATACCTCAAGGCGTGCCAAGTGCAGCCGAGCTACTGACCACCAGAGAGAGGCTCAAGTACACCCATGAAGGGGCATTGACACATGATTCGAACAAGATCCAGGAACGCAAGTCGGCTGAGGCTGAAGCTGTGAAAAAATTGGACTCGGTGGCGGCATACTATAACCTCGCCGCCGTGAGCGATCCGGGTGTAGTTCAGTACACAGGCTTCACGCCAAATGCTCCGCGTAAGGGGGACCCTATCCTGTTGATGCCGCAAGGGGTCGCCATATATCAGGGGCCTGTTTCCGGCAGTGCCGCTATCACGGTGAATCCGCTCCCGGGGGTAATACTGTGGGAACTGAAGGTGGGGGAAGGGGACCTTTCCGTTGAAAGCAACTGGCGCCCTCACGTTTTCAACGCTGGTGAAACCATGGTGGTCCACGGCTTGACCGTCGACCGGGAACACGGCTTTCGCGTCAGGGGACACAACCGCTCCGGCGCGGGGCCGTGGTCGCCGCCGGTCACCTTCTTCCCGAAATAG
- a CDS encoding TerC family protein: MELLLATIFLGKPIWMWLVFVAVVIVLLVLDLGVLHKDQHEIGVKESLLLSSFYITIALAFGGWIWFEMGREPALEYLTGFVVEKSLAMDNIFVIAMIFSFFAVPRKYQHRVLFWGILGVIILRAIMIALGATLVSQFGWVLYIFALFLLLTGYKLLVLTEGAQSVLESFRGARHAAAMAWAVVCTALGFAAYVGMAKSGEGVAVQASVYLLTAATALLGGKIAFLTHQEETDLAGNPLLMWLRRHLRVTDAIEGQDFSVRLPDTRSGKVGTHFTPLFLTLLMIEIADVIFAVDSVPAIFAITTDPYIVYTSNIFAILGLRALYFALAAMMARFAYLKYALSLVLIFIGSKVFISNLMGWEKFPASWSLAITLGLLAGGFAYSIWKTRGTDAHGG; encoded by the coding sequence ATGGAACTACTTCTTGCGACGATATTCTTGGGTAAGCCGATCTGGATGTGGCTTGTCTTTGTTGCTGTGGTTATCGTGCTGCTCGTACTCGACCTGGGAGTGCTGCACAAGGACCAGCATGAGATCGGCGTGAAGGAGAGTCTGCTGCTCTCCTCGTTCTACATCACCATCGCTCTCGCCTTCGGCGGATGGATCTGGTTCGAGATGGGAAGGGAGCCGGCACTGGAGTACCTGACCGGTTTCGTCGTCGAGAAATCGCTGGCGATGGACAATATCTTCGTCATCGCCATGATCTTCTCCTTCTTCGCCGTTCCACGGAAATACCAGCATCGGGTGCTCTTTTGGGGCATCCTCGGGGTCATCATCCTGCGCGCCATCATGATCGCGCTTGGGGCCACCCTCGTCTCCCAGTTCGGGTGGGTGCTTTACATCTTTGCGCTGTTTCTGCTGCTGACCGGATACAAGCTGCTGGTGCTGACCGAGGGAGCGCAGTCGGTGCTTGAGTCGTTCCGCGGCGCTCGTCACGCTGCCGCCATGGCCTGGGCAGTGGTTTGCACCGCCCTCGGGTTCGCCGCCTATGTCGGCATGGCGAAAAGCGGCGAAGGGGTCGCGGTCCAGGCTTCGGTCTACCTGCTCACCGCGGCGACTGCCTTGCTCGGGGGGAAGATTGCCTTTCTGACACACCAGGAAGAAACGGATCTGGCGGGAAACCCCTTGCTCATGTGGCTTCGACGGCATCTGCGCGTGACCGATGCCATCGAAGGTCAGGATTTCAGCGTGCGCCTTCCCGATACCAGGTCAGGAAAGGTGGGCACCCATTTCACGCCGTTGTTCCTCACCCTGCTCATGATCGAGATCGCCGACGTGATCTTCGCCGTAGACAGCGTTCCGGCGATATTTGCCATCACCACCGATCCTTACATCGTCTACACCTCCAACATCTTCGCTATACTGGGGCTGCGTGCCCTTTACTTCGCCCTGGCAGCGATGATGGCGCGCTTTGCCTACCTCAAGTACGCGCTGTCCCTGGTCCTCATCTTCATCGGCTCCAAGGTGTTCATCTCCAATCTGATGGGATGGGAAAAGTTCCCGGCATCGTGGTCGCTGGCGATCACGTTGGGGCTGCTTGCAGGCGGGTTTGCATACTCGATCTGGAAAACGCGCGGGACGGACGCGCATGGCGGCTGA
- a CDS encoding DUF3109 family protein, translating into MVTTALAQVMEETLMEKGAQMMVKGCDPAGCQALCCYDGVYLLPGEAEMIRAVVQRYPEHFRSLPADFIVSGAWPDGTEGVKTATRPFAFSIDGFPPHFNKTKCVFATSDHMCLLQALAVELGVHKWTFKPTACWLFPLTIQEGELAPPPMPGEPDPDYVDASYPGYVTFVPCGKFTPDGEPWQEAFAEEIAFFETVDQLPLWANRGLSLEEIIERAKP; encoded by the coding sequence ATGGTGACGACAGCCTTAGCCCAGGTGATGGAAGAAACGCTCATGGAAAAAGGTGCGCAGATGATGGTCAAGGGGTGCGATCCGGCCGGATGCCAGGCCCTTTGCTGCTACGACGGGGTCTACCTCCTGCCCGGGGAGGCTGAGATGATCCGCGCCGTGGTGCAGAGATACCCAGAGCACTTCCGGAGTCTCCCCGCCGATTTCATCGTGAGCGGTGCATGGCCTGATGGGACCGAGGGGGTAAAGACTGCGACGCGCCCGTTCGCCTTTTCGATAGACGGTTTTCCCCCCCATTTCAACAAAACCAAGTGCGTTTTCGCCACCTCGGATCACATGTGCCTGCTGCAGGCGCTGGCCGTTGAACTTGGCGTCCACAAGTGGACCTTCAAGCCGACCGCCTGCTGGCTCTTCCCGCTTACCATACAGGAGGGAGAACTGGCTCCCCCTCCCATGCCCGGCGAACCCGATCCTGACTACGTCGATGCTTCCTACCCAGGCTACGTCACCTTCGTTCCCTGCGGCAAATTCACTCCGGATGGAGAACCATGGCAGGAGGCATTCGCCGAGGAGATAGCTTTCTTCGAGACGGTCGATCAGCTCCCGCTCTGGGCCAACCGCGGGCTCTCCCTGGAGGAGATCATCGAGCGCGCAAAGCCGTAG
- a CDS encoding integration host factor subunit beta → MTKSELIDKLVEVRGALTRKDSEAVVSMVFDAMSEALTKGDKVEIRGFGSFTIRDREPREARNPKSGEIVSIPSKKTPFFKTGKDLRERVNNI, encoded by the coding sequence ATGACAAAGAGCGAACTGATCGACAAACTGGTGGAAGTGCGTGGTGCCCTCACCCGCAAAGATTCCGAAGCAGTAGTCTCCATGGTATTCGACGCCATGAGCGAGGCCCTCACCAAGGGCGACAAGGTGGAGATCCGTGGCTTTGGCAGCTTCACCATCCGTGACCGCGAGCCGCGCGAGGCCAGAAACCCGAAGAGCGGCGAGATCGTCAGCATTCCGAGCAAGAAAACCCCGTTTTTCAAGACCGGGAAGGACCTGCGCGAGCGCGTGAACAACATCTAG
- a CDS encoding 30S ribosomal protein S1, which yields MGEEKRSFKKKDMPIRRLHDNDEELDQAEGGEFADLFQDSLRQPQSGEVVKAVVVQIEQDVVLVDVGYKSEGAIRIAEFIDENGDLTVKVGDEVNVYFERGENIRGHMVLSKKKADSQVAWETIAAAGEGGVIEGKITGKVKGGMTVDVGVEAFLPASQVDLRPGGNMDRFIGQTYQFRILKLNRKRGNLVLSRRVLLEEERDKARTETLATLKEGDIVNGQVKNIAEYGAFVDLGGVDGLLHVTDMSWGRLGHPSEMVKVGDTLKVMVLKYDREKGKISLGLKQTVPDPWLNVGDRYREGERVSGKVVSLTDYGAFISLEDGIEGLVHVSEMSWTRRVRHPSEILKVGEDVEAVILGVDPGNRRISLGIKQTEVNPWTVIGERYPVGTKIEGQIKNITDFGVFIGIEDGIDGLVHVSDISWTRRVKHPGELFSKGQTVQAVVLNIDVENERLSLGIKQLVPDPWEEIPRKYKPGSKVNGKVTSVTDFGIFVEIEEGIEGLIHVSEISYEKVASPKDFANVGDELEAAVLNVDMVEKKIALSIKALQTAMEKAEMASYMGSQGEATSSFGDLLKEKLKKSTEE from the coding sequence ATGGGTGAAGAAAAACGCAGCTTCAAGAAAAAAGATATGCCGATTAGGCGGTTACACGATAATGACGAGGAGCTGGACCAGGCCGAAGGTGGCGAGTTTGCCGACCTTTTCCAGGACAGCCTGAGGCAGCCGCAGAGCGGCGAAGTGGTCAAGGCCGTCGTGGTCCAGATCGAGCAGGACGTGGTGCTGGTCGATGTCGGCTACAAGTCCGAGGGTGCCATCCGCATTGCCGAGTTCATCGACGAGAACGGCGACCTGACCGTCAAGGTCGGCGACGAGGTGAACGTCTACTTCGAGCGCGGTGAGAACATCCGCGGCCACATGGTCCTTTCCAAGAAGAAGGCCGATTCCCAGGTCGCCTGGGAGACCATCGCCGCAGCCGGCGAGGGTGGCGTAATCGAAGGGAAGATCACCGGCAAGGTGAAAGGCGGCATGACCGTAGACGTCGGCGTCGAGGCGTTCCTCCCGGCATCGCAGGTTGACCTGCGTCCCGGCGGCAACATGGACCGCTTCATCGGCCAGACCTACCAGTTCCGCATCCTCAAGCTGAACAGAAAGCGCGGCAACCTCGTGCTTTCCCGCCGCGTCCTTCTCGAGGAGGAGCGCGACAAGGCAAGGACCGAAACCCTCGCGACCCTGAAAGAAGGCGACATCGTGAACGGCCAGGTGAAGAACATCGCCGAGTACGGTGCGTTCGTCGACCTGGGCGGCGTTGACGGTCTCCTCCACGTCACCGACATGTCCTGGGGCAGGCTTGGCCACCCCTCCGAGATGGTGAAGGTGGGCGACACCCTGAAGGTGATGGTCCTCAAGTACGACCGCGAGAAAGGGAAAATCTCCCTGGGCCTCAAGCAGACCGTGCCCGATCCGTGGCTCAACGTGGGCGATCGTTACAGGGAAGGCGAGCGCGTCAGCGGCAAGGTCGTGAGCCTCACCGACTACGGCGCATTCATCTCCCTCGAGGACGGCATCGAAGGCCTGGTGCACGTCTCCGAGATGTCCTGGACCCGCCGTGTACGTCATCCGTCCGAAATCCTCAAGGTAGGTGAGGACGTCGAGGCAGTGATCCTCGGGGTCGATCCGGGCAACCGCAGGATCTCCCTGGGCATCAAGCAGACCGAAGTGAACCCTTGGACCGTGATCGGGGAGCGTTACCCGGTCGGTACCAAGATCGAAGGCCAGATCAAGAACATCACCGACTTCGGTGTCTTCATCGGCATCGAAGACGGCATCGACGGCCTGGTCCACGTCTCCGACATCTCCTGGACCCGCCGCGTGAAGCACCCGGGCGAGCTCTTCTCCAAAGGGCAGACCGTTCAGGCCGTCGTTCTCAACATCGACGTCGAGAACGAGCGTCTCTCCCTCGGCATCAAGCAGCTGGTTCCGGATCCGTGGGAAGAGATCCCCAGGAAGTACAAGCCGGGCTCCAAGGTCAACGGCAAGGTGACCTCCGTGACCGACTTCGGCATCTTCGTCGAGATCGAGGAAGGGATCGAAGGTCTGATCCATGTCTCCGAGATCTCCTACGAGAAAGTCGCTTCCCCGAAAGACTTCGCCAACGTAGGCGATGAGCTCGAGGCGGCCGTCCTGAACGTGGACATGGTCGAGAAGAAGATCGCCCTCTCCATCAAGGCGCTGCAGACCGCGATGGAGAAAGCCGAGATGGCCTCCTACATGGGCAGCCAGGGCGAGGCAACCTCCAGCTTCGGCGATCTCCTCAAGGAGAAGCTGAAGAAGAGCACTGAAGAATAG